A single window of Leptospira wolffii serovar Khorat str. Khorat-H2 DNA harbors:
- a CDS encoding choice-of-anchor D domain-containing protein, with protein MRSRYFRFLFLASLSPFFLFGNCGGGGGKGPLLFFSSPSGINGIYVKDSKGGSYPSGSTLSLGSTLANSSASPITLTLENPSASTVNLTGSPNVSKSGVYSNQYSVTTAASSSINSGDTTTFQLTFSPTSEGVKSAYLLIPSDDPNVGTYILYLTGTGTNTPAPSIEVSDGNLRLASGNSYANFYALSSGSASRNFTIKNSGLLNLIVTNIEVVSGNSVFSTNGPTFTLSPGQSKTFSISFTPGGIGLTVGSLQIQSNDPNQGTFTLGLSGTGTSGPVPQISVTYTDENGINRDISTSSGFSYSFGSVFPSVISASKSITIRNLGTANLDLSGSPVSVNGTNFNEFLWSQPGLTSLAPNASTTFTVQFIPLNVGSKTATLTLSTTTGDAGSSSSSTLTLTGTGGQRDIIATWAQAKEKAVHMASGGYRVCYKKGATFSTEGTADVCSDVLYSGGPFTPNFKILTVQFPGTWFVRVKSFSTYNSTGSDFSPVMSAVVNTPGY; from the coding sequence TTGAGATCCCGATACTTTCGTTTTCTTTTTTTGGCCTCACTCTCTCCATTCTTTCTCTTCGGAAATTGCGGTGGCGGAGGCGGAAAAGGGCCGTTACTCTTTTTTTCCAGCCCTTCCGGTATTAATGGAATTTATGTAAAGGACTCGAAAGGTGGCAGCTATCCTTCCGGTTCCACATTATCCTTGGGTTCGACTCTGGCCAATTCTTCCGCTTCTCCCATTACTTTGACTTTGGAGAATCCGAGCGCTTCTACCGTGAATTTAACGGGGAGTCCTAACGTTTCCAAGAGCGGGGTCTATTCTAATCAATATTCCGTAACGACCGCCGCAAGCTCCTCGATTAACTCCGGAGATACCACCACCTTCCAGCTCACATTCTCACCCACTAGCGAAGGAGTGAAGTCGGCTTATCTTCTGATTCCTTCCGACGACCCGAATGTAGGAACCTATATCCTGTATCTTACAGGTACAGGTACGAATACACCCGCTCCTTCCATAGAAGTTTCGGACGGAAATCTTAGGTTAGCTTCGGGAAATTCTTATGCGAATTTTTATGCGCTTAGCTCGGGATCCGCTTCTAGAAATTTCACAATCAAGAATTCGGGTTTATTGAATCTGATTGTCACGAATATCGAAGTGGTTTCCGGAAATTCGGTTTTCAGTACGAACGGACCTACCTTTACTCTTTCTCCAGGCCAGAGTAAAACCTTTAGCATTTCTTTTACTCCAGGCGGTATAGGATTGACGGTCGGTTCCTTACAGATCCAAAGCAACGATCCCAACCAGGGGACTTTTACACTCGGTTTATCGGGGACAGGTACTTCCGGTCCGGTTCCTCAGATTTCGGTAACATACACGGACGAGAATGGAATCAATCGGGATATCAGTACCAGTTCCGGGTTTTCTTATTCTTTCGGGAGCGTTTTTCCTTCCGTTATATCCGCGAGTAAAAGTATCACGATTCGTAATTTAGGAACTGCTAATCTAGATCTGAGCGGCAGTCCTGTTTCCGTGAACGGGACGAATTTCAACGAATTCCTTTGGTCCCAACCGGGCCTTACGAGCCTTGCCCCGAATGCTTCCACTACTTTTACGGTTCAATTTATTCCGTTAAACGTCGGTTCCAAGACAGCGACCCTTACGCTATCGACAACTACCGGAGATGCGGGAAGTTCGTCCAGCTCCACTCTGACTTTAACTGGAACCGGCGGGCAGAGGGATATCATCGCCACCTGGGCTCAGGCAAAGGAGAAAGCGGTGCATATGGCTTCCGGAGGCTACAGGGTTTGCTATAAAAAAGGCGCAACTTTTTCTACGGAAGGAACCGCCGACGTATGTTCGGACGTTTTATATAGCGGCGGACCTTTTACCCCTAATTTCAAGATACTAACGGTCCAATTTCCCGGTACTTGGTTTGTGCGGGTGAAATCCTTTTCTACTTATAATTCGACCGGTTCGGATTTTTCTCCTGTTATGAGTGCGGTAGTAAATACTCCGGGGTACTGA